Within Sandaracinaceae bacterium, the genomic segment AGCGCCAGACCCGCAGCTGGTTCGTGGCGGCCGGCCAGGCTTATCAGGTGGGCACCATCGAGCCGCGTGAGCTGGTGGACGCCATGAAGGCGTACTTCACCAACCGATTCAACCACCTCGAGGCGCTGCGCGAGTTCAACACGGCGGCGGCGGCCCTCGAGCGCGTCACCGGCACCCAGCTCGTCGCGCCCGACGCCTGGGAGCAGTCCTGCGCCGAATAATCCCGGCAACCAGGCGTCGAAGACCACGACACCAGGGGGCAGCCCCCACTCGGAGACCTTCATGATGCAACGACGACGCTTCCTCCTGCTTGCCGCGCTCAGCACCCTGCTCCTCGCGGGCGTGGTCCCCGCGGCAGCCGATGCCCAGGCCAACCCGGCCGAGGCGCAAGCGTTCTTGACCGAGCGTCACGAGGCGCTCCGCACCCTGTTCGCCCAGCGGGCCAGCGCCACGCGCAACCAGCGCCTGTCCACCTTGGTCAGCGAGCTGCTGGACCTCGAAGAGCTCTCGCGTCAGGCGCTGCGCGACCACTGGGACACGCGCACCCCCGCGCAGCGCGAGGAGTTCGTGAGCCTGCTCCGCCAGCTGGTCCAGGAGCAGTACGAGCGCAACCTCGAGCGCACCATGAACTACACCGTCACGTACGACGGCGCCGACGTGCGTGGGCAAGTGGTCACCGTGCGCACCCTGGCCAGCTCGGCCAGCAATCGCCGCGCTCCGGCGGTCAGCATCGACTACCAGATGGTGAAGGTGGGCAACACCTGGCGCGTGTTCGACATCAGCACGGACGGCGTCAGCCTGGTCCGCAACTACCGCACGCAGTTCAACCGCATCATCGAGCGTGAGGGCTGGGACGCGCTCATCGCCCGCATGCGCGAGCGGCTCTGACCTTCACGCAATGACGAGGCAGCTCACGGGGCTGCGGTGGCCGTCGCACGCTGCCGCAGCCCTGCTGCGTCTCGCACCACGATACGCCGGTGATCCGTGTCGATGATGCCGTCGCGCTTCAGCACGCCGAGCACCAGGGTGACCGTCTCGCGTGTGGCCCCCACGTACTCCGCGATCTCGATGTGCGTGAACTTCTCGCCGATGAGCACCCCGCGCGACTCGGGGATGCCGTGGCGCTCGGCGGCCTGGGCGACGAAGTCCGCCACGCGCGCTTCCACCGTGCGCGTGAGCACCGCGGTGAGGCGGTCTTCCACCTGGCGCCGGCGCGTGTTCTGGACGTGCAGCAGCGCGAGGGCCACCGAGGTGTGCTCCTCGATCAGGCGCTGCATGGTTGTCAGCGGAACGCGCAGGGCGTCCAGCTCACCGAGCACCAGGAGCTCCACGTCCTCGTTCTCATCGCTGAGGAAACCCTCTCCGTAGACCTCGCCAGGGCCCACGTAGTGCAGCGTCACGATTCGTGACCCGATGGTCCGAACCAGACGTGCCCGTCCTGCCCCGACCACGAACAGGCCGCGGAGCATTCCTGTGCGGGCGCGCTTGCGCTCGAGGCGGGTGGGCTGGCTCGCGAGGGCTAGCTCGCTGAGGACCGTCTCGGGGAGCCCTCGGAACACCGCACAGCGCTGCAGAAGCTCGCGACGGGGGTTCGGGGTGTCCGATAGGCTGACTGCGTTGAGTGACAAAGCCGGCATTCCACCTGTCATTCTAACCACAGAAGAATATTTCAGTCAAATGCCGTCTCCATTGGGCGTCAATTATACCCACGTTCCGACTCCCAGCTGCGCCCGGAGAGCCGTGACAGGTTGACCCTAACCCTCGCTAGCGCTAGCGTTTTCGCCCCGGCAGGCCCCCCTCGGCCGCCTCGCGCACGGAGCCCCTCGAGCATGCGACTGTACAGCGGCAAGATTCCCCTCATCGCCGACGAGATCGTCCGGACCCTCGTGAAAGAGGAGATGATCGAGACCAGCGCCGCGGAAGAGGTGGTGCTGGACATGGTGGCGGTGCTCAAGGAGTTCTCGCGCCGCGACCGCCAGGTGCTGGACGAGGCCAAGCGCCGCATGGAGCTGCAGGGGCTCAGCTACTCGATGCTGGGCAAGATCAAGCAGCGCGTGGCGAAGGAGATGTCCTTCCCGGTCCCCGAAGAGGCCCTGCCCTACCTGGTGGACCAGCTGCTCAACATGCTGTTCCACAGCAGCCAGGTGGAAGAGGTGTTCGCCGACGACGCAGTCATCCGCAAGGCGCTCGTGCCCATCTTGAACGCGCACACCAACGTGGAGAGCGAGCTGGACCGCGAGGTGCGCTCCAAGATCAAGAACCTGGCCGAGGGCACCGCGTCGTTCGAGATCGAGTATCAGCGCGTCATGGAGCAGATGAAGTCCAAGAAGGGGCTCTCCTGAGCTGAGCGTCGGCCTACGCAGCATGACCGGTTACGGCGCGGGCAAGACGCTCGCTGCCGGCCGTGAGCTGCAGGTGGAGCTGCGCGCCGTGAATCACCGCTTCCTGGACACGCGCGTGCGCATGCCCAACGCCCTCGGCGGGCTGGTGGGCGTGGTGGAGGAGGTGCTCAAGAAGCGCTGCGAGCGCGGCCGCATCGAGGCCTACGTGAGCCACGCTCAGGCGCGCACGGACGCCGGCATCGACCTGACCCGCGCCG encodes:
- a CDS encoding Crp/Fnr family transcriptional regulator, which codes for MSLNAVSLSDTPNPRRELLQRCAVFRGLPETVLSELALASQPTRLERKRARTGMLRGLFVVGAGRARLVRTIGSRIVTLHYVGPGEVYGEGFLSDENEDVELLVLGELDALRVPLTTMQRLIEEHTSVALALLHVQNTRRRQVEDRLTAVLTRTVEARVADFVAQAAERHGIPESRGVLIGEKFTHIEIAEYVGATRETVTLVLGVLKRDGIIDTDHRRIVVRDAAGLRQRATATAAP
- a CDS encoding DUF507 family protein; the encoded protein is MRLYSGKIPLIADEIVRTLVKEEMIETSAAEEVVLDMVAVLKEFSRRDRQVLDEAKRRMELQGLSYSMLGKIKQRVAKEMSFPVPEEALPYLVDQLLNMLFHSSQVEEVFADDAVIRKALVPILNAHTNVESELDREVRSKIKNLAEGTASFEIEYQRVMEQMKSKKGLS
- a CDS encoding ABC transporter substrate-binding protein, which translates into the protein MMQRRRFLLLAALSTLLLAGVVPAAADAQANPAEAQAFLTERHEALRTLFAQRASATRNQRLSTLVSELLDLEELSRQALRDHWDTRTPAQREEFVSLLRQLVQEQYERNLERTMNYTVTYDGADVRGQVVTVRTLASSASNRRAPAVSIDYQMVKVGNTWRVFDISTDGVSLVRNYRTQFNRIIEREGWDALIARMRERL